AAAGGCCAGGCTGTTGGCATAGGGGGAAGTGAAAATGATTTCGAGGATCTTGTATTGAAGGTATTCCCGAAGAAGATTCTTCTTAAAAGGGCGGAGAGGTTCGGGATACCAGGATTCGATCTGAGAGAGTTCAAGCATTGTTCATAAACCCCCAGAAGGCCGTGATTCGCCGGGTCAGCGCCTGCTGCCCAAAACGTTCGAGATATCCGAACAGGGCTGCTTTACTCAGTCGATCTTTAAAAACCTCTCTGTTGATTCTTAAACTTTCAAATCCCTCCGGGTCCTTTAAAGAAGGGGTGAGGTAAAAATAGTCCAGAATCGCCTTTTCCGGCGAAGCCATATTAAAATGTTTCCCGTTTTGGTATTCAACGATTCGATAGCCGAAAAAGAGGCGGGGCGTGAGGGTTCTATAAATAA
This Deltaproteobacteria bacterium DNA region includes the following protein-coding sequences:
- a CDS encoding nucleotidyl transferase AbiEii/AbiGii toxin family protein; translation: MLELSQIESWYPEPLRPFKKNLLREYLQYKILEIIFTSPYANSLAF